Proteins from a genomic interval of Plasmodium relictum strain SGS1 genome assembly, contig: PRELSG_00_v1_114, whole genome shotgun sequence:
- a CDS encoding reticulocyte binding protein, putative, with product MDSLFYSSIYLFCYENKLKISSNKFKSSTKKLSSDWNLKKNKNLNNNTIKKYNEKRKNEEIINFQSSGYKKKINNLKNEVKKKSYLSKISSEKIKNSIIRTKSPYLVKIKRNNPYSFEINNIKEEKIKKTLNDIINSFIQTRNLEPIELNILTDYSSLIRTIDENYTKVKDFYIKAHTYLSYGSYLLLNDYAKGVYKNSIEPSINQLISQINDAILFYESSRNDMRERLNNLQLQNDKTQNNLYDTKLSEFKSKTEEILSKARSHLEDITKINGVIFDRVAYYMKYVTLISRIYFEIEKMYKKKVSDYVNRNSLNSKVHEDFLKEVENFLNIDNIANFKQNKCYKNNIKYKIKLLMEEISDIQKIYKENFNSISKNHDILVNCNKSMTPWTVEVWRYSWRRDECVANIFIPMNSLSSIQILEECNRKLREKFEKKKKDISDLFTVTVKELEGKINSLVYPEDLELESEKNISSSQEIINNVKLTISENSRSLEDLSNNYRSAKFSSIKNKLAQLYAEVIVHNDNMISIFDSMNEKNNYIKSSKNKIENLKSKRISTQEGNIEKIIDGLSNIIENVESEITLIKSKFDALNQNYLELQEFKDKIDQLKTTIQGNNDEIQRLKREEDESKRKIIEQIEQELEKINIKITDLNEIMGLKEKENKDLKIIEKLINGASCDMNKYIEKKKEANEKINLALNALISNGKLEACREISHFVNEKKKERGFDYTSYDLDDVNKILEEVKEKSTRIDSISSETTSIMENDVKPEINNISQLKNDIIIKLTEDLYSKMKDLLENFNKILDKVSRSISEYEAKKEILESYEHNMIKKKNEFLNKLIEEDNEILEEENIFQEMYLQSINSDDKNEINKQIANAQDIIITLKEQLDLCKNVEVFFDKLSDTKIDNFKALKLRINQEIIDNLDEYQERFNNITSSIESSIETINLSKKVIETLKNLNNIINESNNNRKSIEELSRNINIIKEKINEEMDIINKETLIGDMKTRFLNNLENKKGAIEEKKIEIDNLGEELILLLKYIETLKESNGKVKFIGEVEPYLKNALSKKRELIDIVNKIEDIKLTNDTLNKEINDIIKSVKAQIIESIYGHIINLNQEINNEVNRNLDILNQTKQTFENSNFEINVKEDKMNNNKQEINSIVQKIKHFISKIDDNKEKLTAIQSNSKEQVVAAHIIKENNKNFNGKKSNMKSHYEEIKKFLDELNTVKNESKSLIKDVNALKLEYERSKVYEIVQLISDEKRKSEEDMLNINVFKNKIEDLKKNTAEFIGNELRSFNYEEYLNKAKKNQEQINQLEKKANTLKEEASNSEIKDVENIKMKVEQKMKDIMVFRSEIYDSSNEIKNMENLLMMTKFKSIMDDIKNNIKKAREENANLKSKLKKLDNTNKLILDNFQKSEQLKGSITSNSEETVINESVDEIRKIKELIVNNIRNMGIFSIEVEKSKGASLLYFHNIVRGKNKIDYLKNHDQDKEKKITKNIIDEIDGYIHESEGYSNEANNIAQTFNTSYEIILNYENKIRDLLNESLILAEKIKIEKAKDDAESVMKEIQNVYSSSQKLLDKSKEKLNELNVQTKNIKEHNDEINNEKSMNALGEIEIIIIDINSILSDIETIKKDIQHILNTSENEMELFSTIHESKEKDLLSRLKKEQDNLRNALKFLKKIKNEKDILNQESSKIADIESKINSIENKLETNKKSYEEGILQKIKKLADQDKEYILRIKNSINLIIDISNSLFKKSTLKENDIRHLLEDYENKMEEIENNFNKSYKAIEIFLVEVTKSSISYEEAKNKREKSQMETKNLHERKEEMKILLNDINNSKNNLTLKLITSMEKDLNKINEKSEKDYSKVKEYLKEIEKYIENIKGSDDVNIVLKELDKAKNKDREIKEIKKNNFGYKNEADIIYSNIIETAKFIDMHLETKTELDGYKVISNSKEIISKIQNNSNDIDNKEKESKDFLTKANSLYEQIKLRDELIKIINETKQKLDDTSYEIESSFNKFKKIKEINVHDVIYDEIFKNYKDYKNLQELKNSFKERSSRIEKELKIDEIRKYIDYNKNSINYIEKIIYTTKGDGSSTNILEQARFDINILVNNVNNIYNNILEVNSSLDEILKVGKNYELSILLSIISILDVEISKDILIIKKKENDIALDVEYVRNNYNSINSDIDILNEYSTKNKINKYASNHVEEANLYEDNFKEMEQKVVETIDNMKEAFLTMNNKKNEDNVNEYLQELKILYKQLKNEKKHINDIYRNMNNVKLKEMEKKADKLMEMAKLYKNITDTVKQKLLDYEKKLKQIEDSIREKEHELLCIEYMSAQLYIQKVNETCEEISDQINKISEFENDNDENNKIIKYEGNIINLIERTNFLLDKVELYQYEKDYDLSEEENNKRLSEVNNYIEVIKKKTNESKKEFEDILNNIKQIKETLFNKNYIFHDIYSIIKNINEIKENSPKKAIEKDIERKIKNHLNEIKIIINENRNDIYKEINDTQNDNEQLKSQQLIIKNILKKIKEEKKKMDELFSDMLSGGNSNTYPNIKAYLEEAEKLIKELVYKIDQIESLIKGNNIEIEQLKDRNNIMIKKTIMKNSKHDKQKQESDETGDNERNSKGKNKFFNTKTAYVGGILCCLFVCSSIAFVFLNEDKCKENNSEKINLFDNRNDNDYDIHKEEIIDVIFEDEIS from the exons atggaTAGTTTATTTTACTCTTCTATATACCTTTTTTg TTATGAGAATAAGCTTAAAATATCgtcaaataaatttaaatcaaGTACAAAGAAACTATCATCAGATTggaacttaaaaaaaaataaaaatttaaacaataatactataaaaaaatataacgaaaaaaggaaaaatgaGGAAATTATCAATTTTCAAAGTAGtggatataaaaaaaaaattaataatttaaaaaatgaagttaaaaaaaaatcatatttatctaaaatttcatcagaaaaaataaaaaattctataaTTAGAACAAAATCTCCATATTtggtaaaaataaaaagaaataatccATATTCatttgaaataaataatatcaaagaagagaaaataaagaaaacattaaatgatattataaattcttttataCAAACTAGAAATTTAGAGCCAAttgaattaaatattttaactgATTACAGTAGTTTAATTAGAACTATTGACGAAAATTATACTAAAGTAAAAGACTTTTACATTAAAGCACATACGTATCTAAGCTATGGATCTTATTTATTACTTAATGATTATGCTAAAGGTGTATACAAAAATTCTATAGAACCTAGTATTAATCAATTAATTAGTCAGATTAATGATGCAATACTCTTTTATGAATCATCAAGAAATGATATGAGAGAaagattaaataatttacaaCTTCAAAATGACAAGACACAGAACAACTTATACGATACAAAACTTAGTGAATTTAAAAGTAAAACAGAAGAAATTCTAAGTAAGGCAAGAAGTCATCTTGAAGATATTACTAAAATAAATGGAGTCATTTTTGATCGTGTAGCatattatatgaaatatGTGACTCTTATCTCTAGGATTTATTTCGAAATAGAAAagatgtataaaaaaaaagtttctGATTATGTTAATAGGAATAGTTTAAATAGCAAAGTTCATGAAGACTTTTTAAAAGAAGTTGAAAATTTCTTGAATATTGATAATATTGCAAattttaaacaaaataaatgttataagaataatattaaatataaaattaaacttCTAATGGAGGAAATTTCTGATATACAAAAGatttataaagaaaactTTAATTCTATATCCAAAAATCATGATATATTAGTAAATTGCAATAAATCTATGACCCCATGGACTGTAGAAGTATGGAGATATTCGTGGCGTAGAGATGAATGTGTAGCAAACATTTTTATTCCTATGAACTCTTTGAGTTCAATTCAAATTTTAGAAGAATGTAATAGAAAATTAAGagaaaaatttgaaaaaaaaaaaaaggatatttCTGATTTATTCACAGTTACAGTAAAAGAATTGGaaggaaaaataaattctCTAGTTTATCCTGAAGATTTAGAATTAGaaagtgaaaaaaatatttcaagtTCTCAAGAGataataaataatgtaaaacTTACAATTAGTGAAAATTCAAGAAGTTTAGAAGATTTATCGAATAACTATCGTAGTGCAAAATTTTCtagtattaaaaataagCTTGCTCAATTATATGCCGAGGTAATTGTACATAATGATAATATGATAAGTATATTTGACTCTATGaatgagaaaaataattatatcaaATCTTCaaagaataaaatagaaaatctAAAAAGCAAAAGAATATCAACTCAAGAAGGAAACATAGAAAAGATAATAGATGGCCTATcaaatataatagaaaatgtTGAAAGTGAGATAACATTgataaaaagtaaatttgATGCATTAAATCAGAATTATCTAGAATTACAAGAgtttaaagataaaattgaTCAATTAAAAACAACAATACAAGGAAATAATGATGAAATTCAAAGGTTAAAGAGAGAAGAAGATgaaagtaaaagaaaaatcatAGAGCAGATTGAGCAGGagttagaaaaaataaatataaaaataactgACTTAAATGAAATCATGggtttaaaagaaaaagaaaataaagatcTTAAGataattgaaaaattaattaatggAGCATCATGTGATATGAATAAAtacatagaaaaaaaaaaagaagcaaatgaaaaaattaatttagcACTTAATGCCTTAATTAGTAATGGGAAACTTGAAGCATGTAGGGAAATATCACATTttgtaaatgaaaaaaaaaaagaaagaggATTTGATTATACTTCATATGATTTAGATgatgttaataaaatattagaagAAGTAAAGGAAAAATCTACTAGAATAGATAGTATTTCTAGTGAAACTACATCTATTATGGAAAATGATGTAAAAccagaaataaataatattagtcaacttaaaaatgatattataaTCAAATTAACTGAAGATTTATACAGTAAAATGAAAgatttattagaaaattttaataaaatattagatAAAGTATCTAGAAGTATATCTGAATATGAagcaaaaaaagaaatactaGAAAGTTATGAGCataatatgataaaaaaaaaaaatgaatttttaaataaacttATTGAAGAAGATAATGAAATTctagaagaagaaaatatatttcaagAAATGTATCTTCAATCAATTAATTCtgatgataaaaatgaaataaataaacaaattgcTAATGCACAAGATATTATAATCACTCTAAAAGAACAATTAGATTTATGTAAGAATGTAGAGGTATTTTTTGATAAGCTTAGTGACACTAAAATTGATAATTTCAAAGCTTTAAAATTACGTATTAATCAAGAGATTATAGATAATTTAGATGAATATCAAGAaagatttaataatataactAGTTCAATAGAAAGTAGTATAGAAACAattaatttatcaaaaaaagttatagaaactcttaaaaatttaaataatattataaatgaatcCAATAATAATCGTAAATCGATTGAAGAATTAAgtagaaatataaatattataaaagaaaaaataaatgaggAAATggatataattaataaagagacTTTAATAGGTGATATGAAAACTAGatttttgaataatttagaaaacaaaaaaggaGCTAtagaggaaaaaaaaatagaaattgaTAATTTAGGGgaagaattaattttattattaaaatatattgagACATTAAAAGAAAGTAATGGCAAAGTTAAATTTATTGGAGAAGTAGAACCCTACTTAAAAAATGCGTTaagtaaaaaaagagaattgaTAGatattgtaaataaaatagaagatataaaattaacaaatgATACATTGAATAAGGAAATTAATGATATAATTAAAAGTGTAAAAGCTCAAATTATAGAATCAATTTATGGTCACATAATTAATTTGAATCAAGAGATAAATAATGAAGTGAATAGAAATTTGGATATTTTAAATCAAACAAAACAGACATTTGAAAATTCCAATTTTGAAATTAATGTAAAGGAAGATAAGATGAATAATAACAAACAAGAAATAAATTCAATAGtacaaaaaattaagcaTTTTATAAGTAAAATTGATGATAATAAGGAAAAATTGACAGCTATTCAAAGCAATTCTAAAGAGCAAGTTGTTGCAGctcatataataaaagaaaataataaaaattttaatggcaaaaaaagtaatatgaAAAGTCATTatgaagaaattaaaaaatttttagatGAATTAAATACAGTAAAAAATGAATCAAAATCCTTAATAAAAGATGTAAATGCATTGAAATTAGAATATGAAAGATCAAAAGTATACGAAATTGTTCAACTAATTAGtgatgaaaaaagaaagtcCGAAGAAGATATGTTGAATATTaatgtatttaaaaataagattgaagacttaaaaaaaaatacagcAGAATTCATAGGAAATGAATTAAGAAGTTTTAATTATGAAGAATATCTTAATAAAGCTAAAAAGAACCAGGAACAAATAAAtcaattagaaaaaaaagctAATACATTAAAAGAAGAGGCTTCTAATTCTGAAATAAAAGATGTTGAAAATATCAAAATGAAAGTTgaacaaaaaatgaaagataTTATGGTTTTCAGGAGTGAAATATATGATTCAtcaaatgaaattaaaaacatggaaaatttattaatgatGACAAAATTTAAAAGCATTATGGATGACataaagaataatataaaaaaagctAGAGAAGAGAATgcaaatttaaaaagtaaacttaaaaaattagataatacaaacaaattaatattaGATAATTTTCAAAAGTCAGAACAATTAAAAGGCTCAATTACTAGTAATTCTGAAGAAACTGTTATTAATGAAAGTGTGGAtgaaattagaaaaattaaagaacttatagtaaataatataagaaatatGGGAATATTTTCAATAGAAGTTGAAAAAAGCAAAGGAGCATCCTTATTGTATTTTCACAATATAGTAAGagggaaaaataaaatagattaTTTGAAGAATCACGACCAAgataaagagaaaaaaataacaaaaaatattattgatGAAATAGATGGATATATACATGAATCTGAAGGTTATTCAAATGAAGCGAATAACATTGCTCAAACTTTTAATACAAGTTATgagataatattaaattatgaaaataagatTAGAGATCTTTTAAATGAATCTTTAATCTTAGccgaaaaaataaagattgaAAAAGCAAAAGATGACGCAGAAAGTGTTATGAAAGAAATTCAGAATGTTTATTCTAGTTCTCAAAAATTGTTAGATaaatcaaaagaaaaattaaatgaattaaatgtACAAACCAAAAACATAAAAGAACATaatgatgaaataaataatgaaaaatccATGAATGCACTTGGAGAAATAGAAATTATCATAATAGATATAAATAGTATTTTATCAGATAtagaaacaataaaaaaagatatacaACATATTCTTAATACATCTGAGAATGAAATGGAATTATTTTCAACAATTCATGAaagtaaagaaaaagatttattgagtagattaaaaaaagaacaagACAATTTAAGAAATGcattgaaatttttaaaaaagattaaaaatgaaaaagatattttaaatcAAGAATCAAGCAAAATAGCAGATATAGAGAGTAAAATTAATAGTATAGAAAATAAGTTagaaactaataaaaaatccTACGAAGAAGGAATTTTGcaaaagattaaaaaattagCTGATCAAGACAAGGAATATATTTTGcgaataaaaaattcaataaatttaataattgatATCTCAAACTCCCTTTTTAAGAAATCtacattaaaagaaaatgatataagGCATCTATTGGAggattatgaaaataaaatggaggaaatagaaaataattttaataaatcttACAAAGCgatagaaatatttttggTAGAAGTTACAAAATCTTCTATAAGTTACGAAGaagcaaaaaataaaagagaaaaatctCAAATGGAAACAAAAAATCTCCATGAAAGAAAAGaggaaatgaaaatattattgaaTGATATCaataattctaaaaataacttgactttaaaattaataactaGTATGGAGaaagatttaaataaaataaatgaaaaatctGAGAAAGATTATTCAAAAGTGAAAGAATACCTTaaagaaattgaaaaatatattgaaaatataaaaggtTCTGATGATGTAAATATTGTTTTAAAAGAACTTGATAAagcaaaaaataaagatagagaaataaaagaaattaaaaaaaataattttggttataaaaatgaagcaGACATAATATATAGTAATATAATTGAAACAGCAAAATTCATTGATATGCATCTAGAAACCAAAACAGAATTAGATGGTTATAAAGTTATTAGTAATTCCAAAGAGATTATTTctaaaatacaaaataattcaaatgatATAGATaacaaagaaaaagaaagcaAAGACTTCCTTACAAAAGCTAATAGTCTTTAtgaacaaataaaattaagagatgagttaataaaaataattaatgaaaCAAAGCAAAAGCTAGATGACACTTCATATGAAATAGAATCTtcctttaataaatttaaaaaaataaaagagataAATGTTCATGACGTAATTTATgatgaaatttttaaaaattataaagattataaaaatttacaagaacttaaaaattcatttaaagaAAGATCAAGTAgaatagaaaaagaattaaaaatagatgaaataagaaaatatattgatTATAATAAGAACTctataaattatatagaaaaaattatttatacaaCAAAGGGAGATGGATCTTCTACAAATATATTAGAGCAAGCAAGAtttgatataaatatacTTGTAAATAATgtgaataatatatataataatatcttAGAAGTAAATTCATCCCTTGATGAAATACTAAAAGTAGGAAAAAATTACGAATTATCTATTCTTTTATCAATTATTTCAATTCTTGATGTTGAAATATCTaaagatatattaataatcaaaaaaaaagaaaatgatattGCATTAGATGTAGAATATGTGAGAAACAATTATAACTCTATAAATAGTGACATTGacattttaaatgaatattcgactaaaaataaaattaataaatatgcaTCAAATCATGTTGAAGAAGCAAATCTATATGAAGacaattttaaagaaatggAACAAAAAGTAGTGGAAACTATTGATAATATGAAAGAGGCATTTTTGAcaatgaataataaaaaaaatgaagataatgTAAATGAATATCTGCAAGagttaaaaattctttataaacaactcaaaaatgaaaagaagcatataaatgatatttaTAGAAATATGAATAATGTAAAACTAAAagaaatggaaaaaaaagcTGATAAATTAATGGAAATGGCAAAATTATATAAGAATATAACAGATACtgtaaaacaaaaattattagattatgaaaaaaagttaaagcAAATTGAAGATTCTATAAGAGAAAAAGAGCATGAATTACTTTGTATTGAGTACATGAGTGCACAGttatatattcaaaaagTTAATGAAACTTGTGAAGAAATTTCAgatcaaattaataaaataagtgaATTTGAAAATGacaatgatgaaaataataaaattataaaatatgaaggaaatattataaatttaatagaaaggacaaattttttattagataaaGTTGAATTATACCAATATGAAAAAGATTACGATTTAtcagaagaagaaaataataaaagattaaGTGAAGTAAATAATTACATAGAagttattaagaaaaaaacaaatgagtcaaaaaaagaatttgaagatatattaaataatataaaacaaattaaagAGACtttgtttaataaaaattatatttttcatgatatttatagtattataaagaatataaatgaaataaaagaaaattcccCAAAGAAGGCTATTGAAAAAGATatagaaagaaaaataaaaaatcatttaaatgaaattaaaataataataaatgaaaatcgaaatgatatatataaagaaataaatgataCACAAAATGATAATGAACAATTAAAGAGCCaacaattaataattaaaaatatactgaaaaaaatcaaagaagaaaaaaaaaaaatggacgAATTATTTAGTGACATGTTATCAGGTGGAAATTCAAACACATATCCAAATATAAAAGCTTATTTAGAAGAGgcagaaaaattaattaaagaatTAGTATATAAAATAGATCAGATAGAAAGTTTAATTAAAGGTAATAACATTGAAATAGAGCAATTAAAGGATCGAAATaatataatgataaaaaaaacaattatgAAAAACTCTAAACATGATAAACAAAAACAGGAATCGGATGAAACAGGTGATAATGAAAGAAATAGCAAAGGaaagaataaattttttaataccaAAACTGCATATGTAGGAGGCATATTATGTTGTTTATTTGTTTGTTCTAGTATAGCTTTTGTCtttttaaatgaagataaatgtaaagaaaataatagtgaaaaaattaatttatttgataaTAGAAATGATAATGATTATGATATacataaagaagaaataattgACGTTATTTTTGAAGATGAAAtctcttaa